Within Saccharomycodes ludwigii strain NBRC 1722 chromosome IV, whole genome shotgun sequence, the genomic segment CCAATTCCAAActtttgtaaatatttttcaattgatcttctaaattttttaaagactCGGTTTCTTGGGCAAAAAATTCATCCGTTTCAACATATTTTGGCACAGGTGCAGAGGAGAACCCTAAAAAGCTACCACCTttacacttttttttcaaataactTTCAATTTCAGAACCGCCACTttctttataaaatttggCGCCGTCCTCCGGCCCTAGCAAAACCAACTCACTTAAGCTAATTTCAGCTAAATCATTAGAATCATTGCTTGCATGCGAAAATGATATATGGTCTCTTTTTTTGGCATaattagaaaatttatCCCCaacaaaagttaaaaacTGGAAAAAATCTTCGTCTTTTTGTAGCTGTGAATTATTAGCAATCTTGTCCAACATTTTGTTCATTTGTAATCTCCTTCcttcaataaaatcattGTTGAAACGAACAATCATTTGTTTATCAGGTGGTGGCGGGATAATATGACCCCAATGGTTATTCTGTAATTGTCTATACAACCACCTAAAATCATTATATCTTCTTTTAACAGAAACAATTGTATTTGGAGAAGAGGGTAACTTggtttcaactgtgtatTCAATATGTGAATTGGTTATATCTCCAACTTTGGTTGGATTTTTTACAGaaatttcaaaatgttTAATAGGCTGTTCTGATTCAACGACAGATTGTTCTTGTCCTTGGCTTGTTGCATCTTCCCCTTTTtgcttttcttcttcctcttcctcttcttcttcttcttgttcctcattattatcagcaTCGCCTTTTTCCCTCTCCCTTTGCTGTTGCTGCGGGGAAGTAATTGAAGATATGGACGTCCTAGTTTTAGAAAACAATGGCTCGTGCATTTGGTCAAATATAGAAGAAGCATcgttactttttttttgcttcaAGCTTTTGCCGATATACACGTCATCTAGTGGTTCGTCAACAAATTCACTTTCTGATGCTAATTTAGCTAAGGGATCTGTAAATACATTTTGACTTGGTActttaaacattttttcaTTCCCATTTTTAGCCGATGAATGACGACGACGAAGTTGTTTCCCACTAAATAGCTTTTTgggtttattattagagaCAGGTGGTAAAGATGAGTTTCTTTCTGCAGATTTCAAATCGTGCGATGTGGTTATTGGATCTACTGGtaatatattatcattattttcaaataaattgtCTTTATCCGTAGGAACAACGGttctttttgataaataattcaacGGATCTTCTTCTGGAGCCAATGAATTCAATAAAGATTCCTTATTGTTTTCAGTGGTTAATTTAGAAGTTTGTAAAATGTTTTGGTCTCGTTCATCAGACCcattttctaataaaacCCCTTTTTGGTTTAAAGCACTTTCTGTGTTAAAAATGGAATCATACTTAGCGTTCCAAGTATTTTTATCAGTTGCAAAATCCTTATCATAAAAATTATCGTCATTTTCTTGCTGTTCATCGTGTATTTGTTCCTCTGCATTTATTTCTGACCTTTCTTCCTGATCCAATTTTGCAAATGTGTTGCTTAGTTCATTTATTACACTAGGGCTTGGCGCATTTTCATCCCATACAGGTGCATCTAATGCTTCTTCTTGTTGAGTGGAActcattttcctttttttttttttttttttttttttttgttttgttttaattatttatttatttatatatataggtATTGATAATGGAAGTTAGTCagccaaaaaaattaaaaaatatggaaaaatgtttatatgtataaaaaacaaaaccatgataataatattttcttatatttttttttttttctatcaataatttttatacaaTTTAACAACCATTTGAATTAACctttgaaagaaaagagaaaaaaattttttttctatttatttttttttttgagggAGGCCAACGCTGCTATTTTCGGTCAATGAGGTTTTTCTGCAAAGACAAATGTAAATTATCCGCAGTCCGCAGTCCGCAGTCCGCAGTCCGCAGTCCGCAGCCATGCCTAATCCGAAATATTATCCTTAATGACcatttaaacaaaatagcagcaaattttaattgtacgttttttttttacatacAACCGATTGTTAAATActtgttttcttttctctttttttcttctgttTGGTTTAGCTTGAATTCCACCCTCTTTGCAATTGTTCAACTCAAAAAAGGATAATCTCTTATCTTGATACTCGGAAATATCAATTCAAGTGTTAGGAACATTAAAATCCTTTAGATCAAGCCCCATATGACCACAgctggaaaaaaagaaaatctaAAACAATTGCAAGAAAGGGGAAAAGCTACTATTCCAACAAATAATGTTGAATCTAGAAATTATTCATTATGGAATTTTTGGGTCGCGTTAACTGTtcttaaaatattattgtttccCGGGTATTATAGTACGGATTTCGATGTCCATCGTAACTGGATGGCTATTACGAATAAATTACCACTTACAGAATGGTATTTTGAAGCAACTAATCAATGGACTTTAGATTATCCCCCATTTTTCGCATATTTcgaatatattttatcaaaattcGTTCCCAAATATGTAATTGATGATGGATGTTTGGATATTGTGGAGGTTGGTCATTTTTCCTTtccaacaatttttttccaaaggtctactgttattattagcgaaattttattatttgttgttttgcaaatatttattaataaaagcaaaataaatgaaaggGCTGcaaattttattgttgctaGTAGCATCGTTTTGTCACCAGggtttttaattattgatCATATACATTTCCAATATAATGGGTTTCTATTTAGTATACTAATAGCCTCTATCATAAGTGCCAAATTTGAACATTACTTAACGTGtgcatttttctttaccGTGGCACTATGCTTTaaacatatttatttgtatttggCTCCAAGTTTTTTCGTATTTTTACTAAGGGTTTACGTTTTAAACATTcacaaaaattttgaatttaaatcATACAAAAGTTTATTTGGTCTGATCAGGTGGTATAATCTGGTCAAGTTAAGCTTTGTGGTCCTCTCTGTTTTACTGGTATGTTTTGCACCATTTATCGGATCCTACAAACAACTATTGGTAAGGTTATTCCCATTTAGTAGGGGATTGACTCACTCCTATTGGGCCCCTAATTTCTGGGCTGTATATTCCTTTTTAGATAAAGTTTTAGCcatgattttaaaaacttcCCCTAAAAAGGATATTGGTGttccaaatataaatactGGCACCAGGGGTTTGGTCCAAGATGTTGAATTCCTCGTGTTGCCTCAAATTGAGCCCAAGATAACGTTTATTTTAACACTCTTTTATCAAATGATAGCCACTTTCCCAGTTCTATTTTGTCCTAATTTCAAAAGGTTTCTGGGTTCTCTAACATTATGTGGATAtgcttcatttttatttggttgGCATGTCCATGAAAAGGCGATTCTATTGGTAATTATACCGTTTAGTTTCTTGGTGATTAGCGATAGAAGACTATTAACACCATTTAGATTAGTTACCAGTGCTAGTTACGTATCTCTCTTCCCATTATTGTTTACTTCTCAAGATTTcttgttaaaaattttgtatGTAAGCGTTTGGTgtttgattttctttttctcattAAGAGATGTTACTAAAATAAGTAGTAGTGTAGAAAGAAGGGTTTGGTTTTTCGATAGAATTGCATTGGTCTATATTATCGGTTTGTTATTTATGGTTTTAGCATGTGGATTTTTGGATGCTTTTGTAGCTAACCATcaagaaaattataaatttctGGCAAAATATGAATTTTTAAGTCTAATGATTTATAGTGTTTATTGTTCAATGGGTATTATCGGAAGTTGGTTGGGATTGTCATGGCTATACAATTTTGATGAACCTTTATGGGAATAAGTCAAGTCGTCTGAACATATGAGatgtatataatatatgtaATATACTATGtggattattattacctaaattaattattacataaaaataaaaaaaataaaataaaaaaaaaaagagttcCTAGTGTTATTAAATAGCTATGAAAAGTacaatatattattatattgacaaaaaagataagggaaaaattaaaataattaatttgaaaataatccctagaaaaaaagaaaaaaacccCCCAATTTCaaacagaaaataaataaaaacaaatctgtgataaaaaaaaaaaatttttaccAAGACTTTTTTGGACTGGATAATAGCTCCAGATCGTAAATTGAAGAaggattattattgttattgttagtattatcattgttgtCGTCGTTAGAactatcattattgttgttattatgaataatattaatagtgTTGGGATTTTCATCATAGTTTCTGATATGCTGGTTTGTAGAAGATGGTGGTAACATTGTAGAAAAATTGTTTGAATATagattattactattactattcaTGGTAGTATTTAGAGCATTTGGTGAATTCAAAACgcaattatttataaacaCGCTGCTAGCGCTACTATTTCTCTTATGAGATCCGGTGTTATGCTGTCTACCAAAGTATATCGGTGACCCTgtgatattattaccagCTGTATTAATAGAACTATTCGTCATTGCATTGTTTATGTTCCtcattataatattcgtTATCGGCgaagataataaatctttgGCAGAATCCATATTCAATGGTTGGTGCTGTTCATAAACAACTGGGCTTGTGTTTATAAACTTTTTGTATTCGTCATCGCTATCGACTCcactgttgttgttggtagTGGTAGCAGTACTATTTATCCCTGACGAAAAAGTGTTTGATAAATTACTAGTAGTTGCAGTCGTATCCACCAAAATATTGGTTGTTTTAGCACTAGCAGTCCAGGATTGTTGCTGTCGTAATAAATCCAGCTTAATACTCCTTGGACTATATCTTGCAGCTGTAGGGGGTGgagttaaaattaattttgtaaaCATAGGAGATTTTTCTGAATCAATTGTATtatatgtattattattattattattatgaccATCCCTCGTATTCTCTGTGCTAGTATCTTGGTCATCGGAAGATGTAacattattgtttttccttttcattttacTCAATAGGGAAAGAATTCTCTTCTTGTTGATGGTAGGAGATGAGGTTTCTGGATTGGAAGGTATAGTCTCTATCAATGGTTCTATTGTAGTAGAAGCTGCATTGTCCTTTGCACCTGTTTTCCTTTCTGTAtcaataacatttttgCTATTGTCAACTGTATTCAAATATGATCCCTTTAAAGAGATTGTGGAGTTT encodes:
- the VPS5 gene encoding sorting nexin 1 (similar to Saccharomyces cerevisiae YOR069W | VPS5 | Vacuolar Protein Sorting (paralog of YKR078W | cytoplasmic protein of unknown function)), whose amino-acid sequence is MSSTQQEEALDAPVWDENAPSPSVINELSNTFAKLDQEERSEINAEEQIHDEQQENDDNFYDKDFATDKNTWNAKYDSIFNTESALNQKGVLLENGSDERDQNILQTSKLTTENNKESLLNSLAPEEDPLNYLSKRTVVPTDKDNLFENNDNILPVDPITTSHDLKSAERNSSLPPVSNNKPKKLFSGKQLRRRHSSAKNGNEKMFKVPSQNVFTDPLAKLASESEFVDEPLDDVYIGKSLKQKKSNDASSIFDQMHEPLFSKTRTSISSITSPQQQQREREKGDADNNEEQEEEEEEEEEEKQKGEDATSQGQEQSVVESEQPIKHFEISVKNPTKVGDITNSHIEYTVETKLPSSPNTIVSVKRRYNDFRWLYRQLQNNHWGHIIPPPPDKQMIVRFNNDFIEGRRLQMNKMLDKIANNSQLQKDEDFFQFLTFVGDKFSNYAKKRDHISFSHASNDSNDLAEISLSELVLLGPEDGAKFYKESGGSEIESYLKKKCKGGSFLGFSSAPVPKYVETDEFFAQETESLKNLEDQLKNIYKSLELVNEQRKDLANVTEEFSKSMQQLIELNVTSKLTNVFKNFSDVQLQIKSSLCRSSQMEELILASTLEEYLRVVYSCRAILNQRHKLGSILVFFEHLINESKNSLSRSKPDKIAKQQEELSLLQKRYSLTQAHWKSVGKLIRKEMSNFDKSRIEEFRNSIEIYLESAIETQKEVIEIWETFYQNSL
- the ALG8 gene encoding dolichyl-P-Glc:Glc1Man(9)GlcNAc(2)-PP-dolichol alpha-1,3-glucosyltransferase (similar to Saccharomyces cerevisiae YOR067C | ALG8 | Asparagine-Linked Glycosylation) gives rise to the protein MTTAGKKENLKQLQERGKATIPTNNVESRNYSLWNFWVALTVLKILLFPGYYSTDFDVHRNWMAITNKLPLTEWYFEATNQWTLDYPPFFAYFEYILSKFVPKYVIDDGCLDIVEVGHFSFPTIFFQRSTVIISEILLFVVLQIFINKSKINERAANFIVASSIVLSPGFLIIDHIHFQYNGFLFSILIASIISAKFEHYLTCAFFFTVALCFKHIYLYLAPSFFVFLLRVYVLNIHKNFEFKSYKSLFGLIRWYNLVKLSFVVLSVLLVCFAPFIGSYKQLLVRLFPFSRGLTHSYWAPNFWAVYSFLDKVLAMILKTSPKKDIGVPNINTGTRGLVQDVEFLVLPQIEPKITFILTLFYQMIATFPVLFCPNFKRFLGSLTLCGYASFLFGWHVHEKAILLVIIPFSFLVISDRRLLTPFRLVTSASYVSLFPLLFTSQDFLLKILYVSVWCLIFFFSLRDVTKISSSVERRVWFFDRIALVYIIGLLFMVLACGFLDAFVANHQENYKFLAKYEFLSLMIYSVYCSMGIIGSWLGLSWLYNFDEPLWE
- the MSA1 gene encoding Msa1p (similar to Saccharomyces cerevisiae YOR066W | MSA1 | Mbf and Sbf Associated (paralog of YKR077W | MSA2)), with the translated sequence MDKNNTNTNTRNIKTPSRLNYENLLTSSKNAGEVTPKHKRRGRPRILKDYMNPMKSPMANTSLKVQKLGYNEMKPVMKVAHSSPSNSSTISSANNNNSNSSSSNNTTPSFTPGTTHSNNNSNRASIATSSPFNSLINDRSPNNLESPDNNNNNNDNSSSNNHVNISSEKKRNKYQNSISQIEMNSPLGKKRGKFGGVILNNNKNSPNFTANRLSGKKTKKIRKNSITENKRSISNTVSSDISTDATCNTSLITSSNVPSVISDDSSAIISTPNVNKFAFSLKIDPSSGKAFIDSPNDTKNSTISLKGSYLNTVDNSKNVIDTERKTGAKDNAASTTIEPLIETIPSNPETSSPTINKKRILSLLSKMKRKNNNVTSSDDQDTSTENTRDGHNNNNNNTYNTIDSEKSPMFTKLILTPPPTAARYSPRSIKLDLLRQQQSWTASAKTTNILVDTTATTSNLSNTFSSGINSTATTTNNNSGVDSDDEYKKFINTSPVVYEQHQPLNMDSAKDLLSSPITNIIMRNINNAMTNSSINTAGNNITGSPIYFGRQHNTGSHKRNSSASSVFINNCVLNSPNALNTTMNSNSNNLYSNNFSTMLPPSSTNQHIRNYDENPNTINIIHNNNNNDSSNDDNNDNTNNNNNNPSSIYDLELLSSPKKSW